The region AGCTGGCCAGGCTCCTCGATTGCTTCAAGAGGAACCCACATCAATTCAGGGAGTCCTGTTCGGTGAAGTCACATTTGCCGGGCCAGCTTCGGAAGACCCTGCCGATTCACAACTGGTCGACACCACGGCCCCGCTCTTCTCGGCTCAGCTACCCGGGATTGATGCTCAGCAGTTTCGGAGAGCCACAGCCTTACAGAGATGAATCCCTGTGATTGATGGGGAAAGTGGAGCATCGGGAGTGCCATCCGCTTTCTTGAAAAATCGTGCTTTTGTGAAGTGAGACGTACTCAATTCGTTATTGAGAAACTCCGTCACGCTTTTCTGACTGCGTATGGTCGACTACTCTTTGTCTGATGGCAGAAGATCTACAACTGCCCGACTCGTCCGTTTGACAGGGATTGACTGAAGACGACATGGATAACGAACTGATTGCACAATCCAAAGAGCTGACATCTCGCATCCTCCAGCTCCGAGACTCTCTTTGACTACGATCAGTGGCAGGCACGAGTTGCCGAGATCAACGAAGCCATGTCTGCACCCGATTTCTGGGATCACCAGGAGAAGGCGCAAGCACTGGTGACCGAGCTGCGCAATGTGAATGGGTCTTTGAAACCACTTCAGGAACTCATTGACGGTACTGAAGAACTGGCTGTCTTGCGGGAATTTCTGGCGGAAGATGACTCGTCAGAATCACGTGACGAAATGGTCGGCCTGCTCGCTTCCTTGCAGGAAAAATTCCAGCAGGTCGAACTCAAGGCGATGATGAGTCGTCCCGAAGACCCCTGTTCGGCTTATCTGCAGATTCAAGCGGGCGAAGGGGGAACAGATGCCTCCGACTGGGCGGCCATGCTGTTGCGAATGTACACCCGCTGGGCCGAAGACCGTGGCTTTGAGACGGAACTGATTGAAATTTCCGAGGCGGAAGAAGCCGGTATTCGCAATGCCACACTCGCCATTCGTGGAGAGTACGTTTACGGTCTGCTAAGAGGTGAAACGGGAGTTCACCGCTTGATTCGCATCAGCCCGTTCGATGGAGCCGGTCGTCGTCAGACATCTTTTGCGGCTGTTGATGTGATCCCGGAACCGGATGACACGATTGATATCGATATCAACTGGGAAGATCCTAAGATCATCCGCGAAGATATCTTTCGCGCCAGTGGTGCGGGTGGTCAGCATGTGAATAAAACATCCTCGGCCATTCGCTTGACTCACTTGCCCACGAATACCGTGGTTCAATGCCAGAACGAACGCAGTCAGCATAAGAATCGCTCGTGGTGCCGCAAAATGCTGGTGGCCAAGCTGCTGCAGCTTGAAACTGTCAAACGGGAAAACGAAGCGGCTCACAAGCGAGGGCAAAAGTCCAAAATTGGCTTTGGTGGCGAAACGATTCGTAACTATGTCCTCAACCCGGAGCAGTTTGTTAAAGATACTCGCACCAATCTGAAAGTTGGCACACCCATGCCCGTCCTCGACGGACGCATTGACGAGTTTCTGGAAGCCTACTTACGCTGGGATATGGCCGAATCGGCGTAAGCCATCAGGCTTTCATTCTGATGAAAAAGGAGCACGCGCCAAACACGCGTGCTCTTTTTTTGACAGCATGTTTTCTATCAACACAGTAGCATTTGCAGATTGATCTGATTGAGTAAAGAATCACACAGAATTTCGGCCGTCTGAACTCTTGAGGAGAGCCATGATGATTCGCCTGGAACGCATTCTGTTCCCGACAGATTTCAGCGATTTTGCCTTACCTGCCCAGCAATATGCCGCCGAACTGGCGAACCGGCTGGGAAGCACCTTGCACCTGCTCAATGTGGTTCAAGATATCGAGATGATCTCTCCCGATCCCGCATCGCCATTTTTGCTCCCCACGGGTCAGTTGCCCGAATTGATGGCTGCGACTCAGGAAAATCTGAATTCTCTGGCGAAACCTCTGCAGGATACTGGCCTGCAAGTGGTGACAGCCGTTCGATCGGGAGTGCCATTTCTGGAAATCCTGCAATATGCCGAAGAGCAGGCGATCGACCTGATTGTGCTGGGAACTCACGGCCGCACGGGCTTAGCCCATGTGCTGCTCGGGAGCACTGCCGAGCGTATTACCCGCAAATCGCCATGCCCTGTCCTGACAGTCCGACCTCAGGCGCTGAAAGCTCATGCTGCCCAGAGTGAGGCGTAACTCATCTGCATTCATTCGGTCTACGAAATACCTCAAGTCGCATCATCTCCGAACGTTGTCTCTCCGAAAATCGTGGAAATCGTCATGCCTCGAATCGCCTTGCCACTTCTCAACAGGCCGGTTTCATTCAACAGCCTGCTGTGCGGAACATTACTTCTGAGTGGTTGCCTTTACAACGAATTTGAGCCGGTAGCGACGCCGACCAGTGATGTCGCAGTGGAAGCTCAGGCAAACTTGGCGGCTGAGAATCCCACGCCATCGACAAGCCAGGCGGCAGCACCTGCCACCTCAACGGCGGCTCCTACTCCCGCACTCGAAGTTCCCTCGGCTGATGGAAATAACCAGCTTTCAGCCGAAGATGTTGAAGCGGGTTGGATCAAGCTTTTTGATGGCCACACACTCTTCGGCTGGCAGCCCAACTCTGAAGCCGAATGGATCGTTTCTAATGGTGAAATCCAGATTCCCGAGGGTCCCAAAGGGTTATTGTGCACCACCACCCGCTTTGCTGATTTTGAACTGCGTTGCGATGCCTGGATTGATACGACATCCAACAGTGGCATCTTCCTGCGGACTCCACTCAAGCCCACCAATCCGGCTGTCGATTGCTACGAGTTGAACATCTGCGATCAGCACCCTGCCGGCTTTACCAGTGGCAGTCTTGTGGCGAGAGCCAAACCTTCCCAGACAGTGCCGACAGCAGGTGGCTGGCACACTTATGAAGCGACCGTGGCTGGCCCGGACGTGACCGTGAAACTCGATGGTCAGGTGATGGCAACTTACAAAGATGAAACGGCCAATCCCCTCAAGACGGGCTTTATTGGTCTGCAGCAGAATGGTGGGCCGGCTCGATTTCGAAACATTTACCTCAAACCCCTCGGTTTTCAATCCCTGTGGAATGGCCAGGATCTTTCAGGCTGGCGGGTGGTGCCCGGGAGTGTCGGGACATTTGAAGTCAAGGAAAAGTTGCTGCATGTTGCGGGTGGTCGCGGGTTTCTCGAAACCGAAACCAAGGCTGACAATTTCATTCTGCAGTTCACGGCGCGGACTCTGGCTGACAATCTCAATGGCGGCATCTTCTTCCGAGCGATGGAAGGGACCGAGAAAGCCCCATCCCATGGTTATGAGTTTCAGATTCATAACGGGTTCAAAAATGGCGACCGCAATCAGCCACTGGATCACGGAACGGGTGCGATCTTCCGCCGGGTTTCTGCTCGTCGCATTGTCGCTAACGATAACGCATGGCTGACAGGCACACTCATCGCGGATGGACCACACTTTTCGACGTGGGTGAATGGCATTCAAATGGTGGACTGGACCGACAGCCGACAGCCGAACGTCAATCCCCGTGAAGGACTGCGATTAGAAGCGGGGCACATTAGTTTGCAGGGGCATGACCCCACGACTCAGTTCGATTTCAAATCAATCCAACTGGCGCCACTCCCTTGAGTTTCGCCTGGCTACTTGCAAGGAAGGATCACGAGCTATACGAGCCGGAAGCGTCAGCGACGGGCATTTTCATTTTTTTCGACTATCAAGTTTAGCTATCAAATCGACTTGCCATGGTTCTTGCGGAAGATGAGAGTCCCCGTCGCTGACGCTTCCGGCTCGTCGATCTGCCTGCTGGAGACAGGGGCGGTTTCGTTGCCTGATGAAATGCCAAGCGAATTTCTCAACAGTTCAGATGGAACAACGTTAAAGTTTTCGCGTTCCCAGTCCCCTCCTGTGGTTTCAACATTTCGATAGAAACCAGAATTTCAACCGGGGCGACCCCTGCGCCGTAGAAACTTCCCCGTGCGATTGCAAAAGTTCTGCTTGCCTTCCCCCGGCGCGGGAGGTGAATATCAGCGGCGACGGACAGGTGGTCAAATGTTTTCGAATGAGTGCCAAGTGGGGAATGCCATTATGCAACGGGCATTGGGGCTGGTCGTGGTGATCGCATTGCTTGCCGACGCGCACAGTACGCGGGCTGAGGAGATTCGCGAGGGAACGCGGGTCGTCGTGATCGCCGAGAAATCCGAACTGCAGGTCTCCGGTAAACCGGCGGGCACCGTGCCGGAATGCTCGATTTTCACCGTGGGCAAAGTGTCCCCCCCCTGGTTGTGGATCCCCTCCCAGCAGGCGTATCTGCTGCAGCGTGATGTCATTCCCTTCACCGACGCCATCGATCACTACACCCGCCAAATCGCGGCGAATCCCACGGCCAATGCCTATTGGAACCGTGCCCAGATCTGGCGAATGAAGGGGGAACTCGACATCGCTCTGGCGGATATGAACGAGGCAATACAACGCAGCCCGGGGGTTGATGCGTGGCACAACAATCGTGGGCTATTGTGGCGAAATAAAGGAAATGAGGAACAGGCCATTTCGGATTTCAATGAGGCCATTCGGCTAAATCCGAAGATTTTTCAAGCATATTCCAACCGTGGTAATTCATGGCGGTTAAAGGGGGAGCTCGACAAAGCCCTGGCCGACTACACAGAGGCCTTGCGACTCACACCAACCTCGGAAAGAATAAAAGTTTTGAACTCTGATGAACGAACTGGCGGCGATTCCTCCCAGCTGACAGACTCCAGAGCCGAAACCTACTTCGCCCGTGGCTACACGTGGGAAGCGAAGGGCGATCTCGATCAAGCGATGGCAGATTACAACGAGGCTATCCGACTCAACCCGAGAAACATACATGCCTACTACAGCCGAGGAGCGAGCCATTTTGTGCAAGGCCACTCCAAAGCTCTCACCGACTGTGATAAACTTCTCGAACTGGAGAAAGGTGTTGGCGAATATTCGGCCTACGCCATCATTCTCGGGAACCTGGCCGCCCGGCGGGTTGACCAGCCTGCCGCAGCCGCGAAATTCCTGGCATCTGCCTCGAAGCTCAAGAACGAGTGGCCGCAACCCATTGTGCGCTACCTCCAGCGGGAACTGACAGCCGACGAATTGCTGCAACTGGCCGTCGATCAGGACAAGCGGACCGATGCCGAGTGCTACATCGGTCTAGATGCTCTCCTCGACAACCGCCCCGACGAAGCCCGGACCCGCTTCCAGTGGGTGGATGACAATGGCACAAAAACCTTCGTTGCGTACGACATGGCCCGCCACGAGTTGCGAAAACTCGACGGCTCCCAGTCAAAGCCCTCCCCATGAACCCGCCGCAAGCTGGTGGAGGCGTGGTTCCACGCGACGTTGAACGTCCCGATGCCTTTGCCAGACGCCACCCATCCGTACCTGCGAAAAGTCGCCATCTCCGGGGAGTTCGCAAAAGTTCTGCTTGCCTTCACCCGGCGCGGGAGGTGAATATCGGTCAGTTAGTAGACTAACACGGCTGTTCAACATGCTTGCTCGGAGCCGCAAGCATGGCACTCTCGGCGAATATACCCTGGTATTCGAACGATCTGGAAACCGAATCAGGCGGCGATGTGCTGTTCGACTTCGTCGGCGTTGAGGGAGACAATGGCGATTCCCAGCTTATCGGCCAGTTCGACCGCTTCGGGTTCATCGATGATGATCGTTTGCCCGGCCTCGACAGCCAGTACGCGGCCACCCGCTTCGTGCATCGTGCGGATCGTTTGAATCCCGATTGTCGGGACATCAAAGCGGCGATCCTGATTGGGCTTGGCCACCTTGACGACTGTGAATCCGCCGCGACGGCAGAGTTCGGCAGCACGGCGAATACAGCGATCGGTTCCCTCGATGGCCTCGACGGCAATGACTGCCATGTCATTCACCACGACTGACTGGCCGACATCGAGCCGCCCCATTTCCTTGGCCAGACTCCAACCAAAGCGAATGTCGCGCCATTGGGCATCGGTGGGTTTTCGCCGGGTGAGAAATCCATGTTTCACAAGCAACTCCGGGCAATAATCAAGGGCGGAATCGAAATGGAAGTTATCACGCTCAAACTCGCGGATCACCGCCAGTAAGATGGTGTCATCTTTGCGGTTGGATGTGGCAAAGCTGTACCACATGCGGAGTGTCCGGAAGTCGGGGAGCAGCCGAAAGATTCTCCACGACTGAAACAGGACGGTTTTTTCGATCTTTCCCGCCATGATCAGTCGATCAACGCGATGCCGCTTGAAGACCTTCATGGCGTAGCCAAATCGAGCCAGTGGCCCTTCCTGATAGATGTGGCAATGCTCTGCCAGCTCGGGAGAAGCCATGCCGGCAACACCGACACAAACGACTTTGATCCCCTGCTTTTTGGCAGCTTCCGCAAAGGAAATCGGAAACCTGCCAGCACCTGCCAGCAGGCCCACTCTTTGCGCGGATCCTGGAACATCCATGCTCATCATGACGAACGAACATCCTGTTCGAAAGTTTGTGATTCACTGCCAGTTATTGAGCTTACTCAAGAAAACCAGCTTCTGATTTAACCAGCGGCCTTGAGAGGATTGCCGGCGCCCTCGGCCATCAATTTTTCAAGTTCAGCCAACCTCTTGGCCATGGCCCGCATTTCTTCCCGCATTTCGGGAACTCGCTTGAGCGTGAAGACGAGTCGCTTCTGTTCGGCTTCCGGGCTCGCGGGGTAACCAATCCAGGTTTCACCGTCGGGCACATTGCGATGCACACCGGCCTTGGCACCAACCATGCAACCTGTGCCCATGTGTGTGTGATCTTTCACACCCACCTGGCCACCCAGCCGGACATAATCGCCCGTGCTGCAGGAACCTGCGAGACCCACTTGAGCAGCAAAGACGTTGTTCCGGCCCACGCGGCAGTTGTGACCAATCATGACCATGTTGTCGATCTTGGTACCAGCACCGATGACAGTGGCATCGACAGCACCTCGGTCGATCGTCGCGCCAGCTCCAATTTCCACATCACTTTCGATAATCACACCACCCAGTTGTGGCACCTTGATAAATCGACCCTGCTCAAAACGATAGCCAAAACCATCGGCACCCAGGACCGCATTCGCATGAATGATGACGCGATCGCCCAGCGAAACTTCATGATAAAGCACAGCGTTCGAATAGATCTGGCAATCTCGCCCCAGACGCGAACCGGCTCCAATACTGGCACCTGGATGGATATCGCAGTCATCGCCAATGATGACGTCTTCACCAATATAGGCACCAGGCCCAATGGCACAGTTTTCGCCAATCCGGGCTGTGGAACTGATAAAGGCCGAAGGAGAAATGCCTCGCTTCAAGCGACTGCGAATGATACGGAAGAGTGGCAGCACCTGGAGAAAAGCGGCCTGAGGATCTTCCACTTCAAGAAGTACAAGTCGAGGATAATCCGCATTGACGCGGGCGGATTGTGAGGGGTGAATGACCACCGCAGACGCACTGGTTTCCTTCAACCGGCTGATATGACGGTCTTCGGAAAGGAAGGTCAGCTCACCAGACTTGGCCTGTTCAATCGCTGCGGCACCGGTCACAGGTTCCTGAGGAGTGGCCACGCATCCGTCAAGCGTGACAATACGGGCGCCAATCAAAGAGGCGATGGACTCGATGGTATGAGCCATTCCGGCATCCTTTCCGGGTGGTGATCTTTAAAGACTTGAGAAATCTCAAGTAGAATTTACAAAATCTGGTTGTACCGAAAAATCCCCTGTGCCGACAAGGTCGATTCGTGTGACAATCTGGCAAACTCAGTGAAACCAGAGAATGTCGCCCTGGCAAACACATTCCCATCCTCACTGCACCTACTAAGGCGTCTTGATGCTTGAGATTTTGACTGGCACTGGTGCCGCACGTCATCAGGAGGCACTGGCGCGCTATGCCAGTCATCTTGGTCAGGGTCTCGCAGACGGTCAATTGGGGACTGGCCTGTGGCTCACACCCTCGGCACGCACGCACTCGAAGACTTATCAGGCTTTGCTGGAATTACTGAAGGGCAAGATTGCCGCCCCCAACCTGCATACGTTTGAGTCGTTCTCTGAGATCATTCTGAGTCATGGGTCTGCGGCAGCGACTCCCATTACGCCATCCACGCAGTTTCTGCTGCTGTCACACGCGATCCAGACCGTCTATCAGCGGGGCGACTGCGAGGAGTTCAGCGCTGTCATCGAGACTCGGGGTTTGACAAAAATCGTCAGTGACTGGATTGCCGAGCTTAAGCGGGATGAAACGTGGCCTGAGGAATTTCTCAAAAGCTGCCAGCAGCAAAAAGGGGGCGCGACAGGCAAGGATCTGGCACTGGCGGCGATTTATCACGAATACCAGGCATTGCTCAATGCACGCGGCTGGTACGATCAGGAAGGTCGATCGTGGTTAGCTCGGGCAGCCGTCTCCCAGGGAGCCAGGGCACCTTTCGATCAGGTGCGGCTTGTGGTCTGCGATGGTTTCGTCGACTTCACGTGGATTCAGTACGAGTTACTCGAGCAATTTGCGAGATGGAACGCCGACATTGTCATCACCTTGCCCGATGAATTCGCCAGCCAGCGGAATACGTCTTTTGATCGAAGCGAAC is a window of Planctopirus limnophila DSM 3776 DNA encoding:
- a CDS encoding 3-keto-disaccharide hydrolase: MPRIALPLLNRPVSFNSLLCGTLLLSGCLYNEFEPVATPTSDVAVEAQANLAAENPTPSTSQAAAPATSTAAPTPALEVPSADGNNQLSAEDVEAGWIKLFDGHTLFGWQPNSEAEWIVSNGEIQIPEGPKGLLCTTTRFADFELRCDAWIDTTSNSGIFLRTPLKPTNPAVDCYELNICDQHPAGFTSGSLVARAKPSQTVPTAGGWHTYEATVAGPDVTVKLDGQVMATYKDETANPLKTGFIGLQQNGGPARFRNIYLKPLGFQSLWNGQDLSGWRVVPGSVGTFEVKEKLLHVAGGRGFLETETKADNFILQFTARTLADNLNGGIFFRAMEGTEKAPSHGYEFQIHNGFKNGDRNQPLDHGTGAIFRRVSARRIVANDNAWLTGTLIADGPHFSTWVNGIQMVDWTDSRQPNVNPREGLRLEAGHISLQGHDPTTQFDFKSIQLAPLP
- a CDS encoding LpxI family protein produces the protein MMSMDVPGSAQRVGLLAGAGRFPISFAEAAKKQGIKVVCVGVAGMASPELAEHCHIYQEGPLARFGYAMKVFKRHRVDRLIMAGKIEKTVLFQSWRIFRLLPDFRTLRMWYSFATSNRKDDTILLAVIREFERDNFHFDSALDYCPELLVKHGFLTRRKPTDAQWRDIRFGWSLAKEMGRLDVGQSVVVNDMAVIAVEAIEGTDRCIRRAAELCRRGGFTVVKVAKPNQDRRFDVPTIGIQTIRTMHEAGGRVLAVEAGQTIIIDEPEAVELADKLGIAIVSLNADEVEQHIAA
- the prfB gene encoding peptide chain release factor 2 (programmed frameshift) encodes the protein MDNELIAQSKELTSRILQLRDSLDYDQWQARVAEINEAMSAPDFWDHQEKAQALVTELRNVNGSLKPLQELIDGTEELAVLREFLAEDDSSESRDEMVGLLASLQEKFQQVELKAMMSRPEDPCSAYLQIQAGEGGTDASDWAAMLLRMYTRWAEDRGFETELIEISEAEEAGIRNATLAIRGEYVYGLLRGETGVHRLIRISPFDGAGRRQTSFAAVDVIPEPDDTIDIDINWEDPKIIREDIFRASGAGGQHVNKTSSAIRLTHLPTNTVVQCQNERSQHKNRSWCRKMLVAKLLQLETVKRENEAAHKRGQKSKIGFGGETIRNYVLNPEQFVKDTRTNLKVGTPMPVLDGRIDEFLEAYLRWDMAESA
- the lpxD gene encoding UDP-3-O-(3-hydroxymyristoyl)glucosamine N-acyltransferase — its product is MAHTIESIASLIGARIVTLDGCVATPQEPVTGAAAIEQAKSGELTFLSEDRHISRLKETSASAVVIHPSQSARVNADYPRLVLLEVEDPQAAFLQVLPLFRIIRSRLKRGISPSAFISSTARIGENCAIGPGAYIGEDVIIGDDCDIHPGASIGAGSRLGRDCQIYSNAVLYHEVSLGDRVIIHANAVLGADGFGYRFEQGRFIKVPQLGGVIIESDVEIGAGATIDRGAVDATVIGAGTKIDNMVMIGHNCRVGRNNVFAAQVGLAGSCSTGDYVRLGGQVGVKDHTHMGTGCMVGAKAGVHRNVPDGETWIGYPASPEAEQKRLVFTLKRVPEMREEMRAMAKRLAELEKLMAEGAGNPLKAAG
- a CDS encoding tetratricopeptide repeat protein, giving the protein MQRALGLVVVIALLADAHSTRAEEIREGTRVVVIAEKSELQVSGKPAGTVPECSIFTVGKVSPPWLWIPSQQAYLLQRDVIPFTDAIDHYTRQIAANPTANAYWNRAQIWRMKGELDIALADMNEAIQRSPGVDAWHNNRGLLWRNKGNEEQAISDFNEAIRLNPKIFQAYSNRGNSWRLKGELDKALADYTEALRLTPTSERIKVLNSDERTGGDSSQLTDSRAETYFARGYTWEAKGDLDQAMADYNEAIRLNPRNIHAYYSRGASHFVQGHSKALTDCDKLLELEKGVGEYSAYAIILGNLAARRVDQPAAAAKFLASASKLKNEWPQPIVRYLQRELTADELLQLAVDQDKRTDAECYIGLDALLDNRPDEARTRFQWVDDNGTKTFVAYDMARHELRKLDGSQSKPSP
- a CDS encoding universal stress protein, translating into MMIRLERILFPTDFSDFALPAQQYAAELANRLGSTLHLLNVVQDIEMISPDPASPFLLPTGQLPELMAATQENLNSLAKPLQDTGLQVVTAVRSGVPFLEILQYAEEQAIDLIVLGTHGRTGLAHVLLGSTAERITRKSPCPVLTVRPQALKAHAAQSEA